One segment of Desulfosudis oleivorans Hxd3 DNA contains the following:
- a CDS encoding carboxylesterase/lipase family protein: MKNLTVFILAILTVISFSLSMPGYSHALAPPPPEPGPVTPPPVGNGITQVDTMYGDVKGFIADEGVVAFLGIPYAKPPVGELRFAPPVAPESWGNMLEAMDFGPACPQQEIEPSDIMNSNIDEDCLTLNVWTPSVDDQERAVMFWIHGGGYLWESSGDKLYCGARLAARENVVVVSVEYRLGAFGFSYFDDVPGSGNAGLLDQVLALRWVQDNIVAFGGNPDNVTIFGESAGSYSVSALLGMPAAEGLFHKAIGQSGGSSTFRQKDYARRSTELLYQYAGVNTLAELRQLSWQEVMAAQEQVMDTTLLPENIYAGVVDGTVFPEPPLHAIARGQSSNIPLMVGTTRDEGRWWMVENALLALPVATPLATMTAFPYFERSIPDNKTAAEGIFLYYLNYPELAASPNLVSLAMMTDAFLRIPTLRQAEAQVAYQPGNVFVYRFDWNPPCPEYPFLNLGAPHGAELAFVTGYPEGWPEVYGDDGIPTGLQSQMMDAWASFAKTGNPNHANMPAWRPYNTSDRPTMLFNARGNDATSRLKNDPDGSTRAFWDAQPFDGMSPPLLPEDLSGSGFIF, translated from the coding sequence ATGAAAAATTTAACCGTTTTTATTTTGGCTATTTTAACAGTTATCTCTTTTTCCCTGTCGATGCCGGGGTATTCCCATGCATTGGCCCCGCCCCCGCCTGAACCCGGTCCCGTTACTCCCCCGCCTGTTGGAAACGGAATAACCCAGGTGGATACAATGTACGGTGATGTTAAAGGTTTTATTGCCGATGAAGGTGTCGTTGCTTTTCTCGGGATTCCCTATGCAAAACCGCCTGTTGGCGAGCTGAGATTTGCCCCTCCGGTGGCCCCTGAATCCTGGGGAAATATGCTTGAGGCAATGGATTTCGGGCCAGCCTGTCCGCAGCAGGAAATCGAACCAAGCGACATAATGAACTCGAATATCGATGAAGACTGCCTCACCCTGAATGTATGGACGCCTTCTGTAGATGATCAGGAGAGGGCCGTCATGTTCTGGATCCATGGCGGTGGTTATTTATGGGAGAGTTCGGGCGATAAGCTTTACTGTGGTGCCCGTTTGGCGGCACGCGAGAATGTCGTGGTCGTCAGTGTGGAGTATCGGCTCGGTGCCTTTGGTTTCAGTTATTTTGATGACGTTCCGGGCAGCGGCAACGCCGGATTGCTGGACCAGGTTCTGGCGCTTCGCTGGGTTCAGGACAATATTGTAGCCTTTGGCGGAAACCCTGACAATGTAACCATCTTTGGGGAGTCAGCCGGGAGTTACAGCGTTAGCGCGCTTCTTGGCATGCCGGCTGCCGAAGGCCTGTTTCATAAAGCGATCGGCCAGAGCGGTGGGAGTTCAACATTCCGCCAGAAAGACTATGCCCGCCGTTCAACAGAGCTGCTCTATCAATATGCGGGTGTCAACACCCTGGCAGAACTGCGCCAGCTCAGCTGGCAGGAGGTGATGGCTGCACAGGAGCAGGTGATGGATACAACACTTCTGCCGGAAAACATATATGCCGGGGTTGTCGACGGCACGGTCTTTCCGGAGCCGCCCCTGCATGCCATTGCCAGAGGTCAATCATCAAACATTCCCCTGATGGTGGGAACCACCCGGGACGAGGGACGGTGGTGGATGGTGGAAAATGCACTGCTGGCCCTTCCGGTTGCAACGCCACTGGCAACAATGACCGCATTCCCCTATTTTGAAAGGTCTATCCCTGACAATAAAACAGCGGCAGAGGGGATTTTCCTGTACTATCTTAACTATCCTGAACTTGCTGCCTCACCGAATCTTGTGTCTCTGGCCATGATGACGGATGCTTTTCTGCGTATTCCAACACTCAGGCAGGCTGAAGCACAAGTCGCGTATCAGCCCGGAAACGTTTTTGTCTACCGGTTTGACTGGAATCCGCCCTGCCCCGAGTACCCATTTCTGAACCTCGGCGCGCCGCACGGCGCAGAGCTGGCTTTTGTCACGGGATACCCCGAAGGCTGGCCCGAAGTTTACGGGGACGATGGTATTCCAACCGGCCTTCAGAGCCAGATGATGGATGCCTGGGCGTCGTTTGCCAAAACAGGAAATCCCAACCACGCAAACATGCCGGCATGGCGCCCTTATAATACCAGTGACCGCCCGACCATGCTTTTTAATGCAAGAGGCAATGACGCAACCAGCCGGCTGAAGAATGATCCGGACGGTTCAACACGGGCATTCTGGGATGCCCAGCCCTTTGATGGTATGAGTCCTCCCCTGTTGCCTGAGGATCTGTCCGGGTCGGGATTTATCTTTTGA
- a CDS encoding lipase secretion chaperone: MLISPSQYDTEIDGRLHEDGNGNLIVDVGFRDLFDYFFSALGEKTAEQIAADMEQYIDGALSPRAAEQARALLKMFIAYNRDLAEYTTANNTDVYNLHGRALVDYLKAYQAYLADTRMRHFGREYSDLFFGSEEKYQAYTIARMELGLTDLPDEERKRQIEELRSQLPEKQQEIIRNHERMNEFMSREQAWQDEGVSGEELYDRRLANYGYDAAQRMAALDESNRRWQSRLNDFFQEVDQISATDWPEADKKDLIEGIKVSSFSETERLRVNVIERYRQKNNNSQN; this comes from the coding sequence ATGCTTATATCTCCTTCCCAATATGACACGGAAATTGACGGCCGGTTGCATGAGGACGGGAACGGCAACCTGATTGTGGATGTCGGTTTTCGGGATCTCTTTGATTATTTTTTTTCAGCACTGGGTGAAAAAACAGCTGAACAGATTGCCGCCGACATGGAGCAATATATTGACGGCGCGCTTTCCCCCAGGGCTGCCGAACAGGCCCGGGCGCTGCTGAAGATGTTTATTGCCTACAACCGGGATCTGGCAGAATACACGACCGCAAACAACACGGATGTATATAATCTTCACGGCCGGGCCCTGGTTGATTACCTGAAAGCGTATCAGGCCTACCTGGCGGACACCCGTATGCGTCACTTCGGCCGGGAATACAGTGATCTGTTTTTTGGCAGTGAGGAAAAATACCAGGCGTACACTATTGCCCGCATGGAGCTGGGCCTGACGGATTTGCCGGATGAAGAAAGAAAACGGCAAATAGAGGAATTGAGGAGCCAGTTGCCGGAAAAACAGCAGGAGATCATTCGCAATCACGAACGGATGAATGAATTCATGAGCAGAGAACAGGCCTGGCAGGACGAGGGGGTGTCCGGGGAAGAGCTATATGACAGGCGGTTGGCCAATTACGGGTATGACGCGGCCCAACGGATGGCAGCGCTGGATGAAAGCAATCGCCGCTGGCAGTCCCGATTGAACGATTTTTTTCAAGAGGTTGACCAGATTAGTGCCACCGACTGGCCCGAAGCAGACAAAAAAGATTTGATAGAAGGCATAAAAGTCAGCTCGTTTTCCGAAACGGAGCGATTGCGTGTGAATGTAATAGAACGGTATCGACAGAAAAACAATAACAGCCAAAATTAA
- a CDS encoding PAS domain S-box protein has product MIKEKAKKNVETNTPPADEAREYAESIINTVREPLIVLDHDLRVVSATRSFYKAFKVNPEETVGQLIYDLGNQQWDIPRLRDLLETILPQKTTFDDYEVEHDFADIGRRIMLLNARQIERAWGKERIILLAIEDITERRQLETLLADSEKRYRRLFETANDGILLLEKSQGHIVQANPAMTLMSGYSNQELLGKRLEDIGFPDNLGTVQELLQALEQDGIMHYKDMPIQKKTGQVLYSDIYMVDKADLVQCNIRDITERKQAEAAARAFLDNIINTIADPAFVKDDKRRFVLVNEALCAIVGRPRESLIGENGDDMFPEKEVEVFRRMDDIVLDTGKENVNEEFLTNLSSGEARTIVTRKTRYVDPAGKKFLVGVIRDMTERKQWEESLRKSEERFRQVAENTKEWIWEVDGDGLFTYTSQVAEEMLGYTPEEIVGKKYFYDFFPADKKEQTKEELLTSFASKNSFANYVNSYVHKDGGIVFLETSGLPILDSRGALLGFRGINIDITERQKLEAQLRHSQKMEAIGTLAGGIAHDFNNILNVIMGYGVMVLDTLDTENPAREDMNEVLTAADRAADLTRRLLVFSRKKTC; this is encoded by the coding sequence ATGATTAAAGAAAAGGCGAAAAAGAACGTGGAAACAAATACACCACCCGCGGATGAAGCCCGCGAATACGCCGAGAGCATCATCAACACCGTGCGTGAGCCCTTAATCGTTCTGGATCATGATTTAAGGGTGGTCTCCGCCACCCGCTCCTTCTATAAAGCCTTTAAGGTAAACCCTGAGGAGACGGTGGGGCAGCTGATTTATGACCTGGGCAATCAACAGTGGGATATCCCCAGGCTGCGGGATCTGCTGGAAACCATCCTTCCACAAAAAACAACCTTTGATGACTATGAGGTTGAACACGATTTTGCGGACATCGGCAGGCGCATCATGCTTTTAAATGCCCGGCAGATTGAACGTGCGTGGGGCAAAGAGCGGATCATCCTCCTGGCCATAGAGGATATTACCGAGCGAAGGCAATTGGAAACCTTACTGGCGGATTCTGAAAAGCGCTACAGGCGCCTTTTTGAGACCGCCAACGACGGAATATTACTTCTCGAAAAAAGCCAGGGACATATCGTCCAGGCCAATCCGGCTATGACGTTGATGTCGGGTTATTCCAATCAAGAGCTCCTCGGAAAGCGCTTAGAGGATATCGGTTTCCCAGATAATCTTGGAACTGTTCAGGAATTATTGCAGGCCCTGGAGCAGGACGGCATTATGCATTACAAAGATATGCCGATACAAAAGAAGACCGGGCAAGTTTTATACAGCGACATTTATATGGTTGACAAGGCGGATTTGGTCCAATGCAATATCCGGGACATCACCGAACGCAAGCAGGCGGAGGCGGCAGCGAGAGCCTTTCTCGACAACATCATCAACACGATCGCGGACCCTGCCTTCGTCAAGGATGACAAACGGCGCTTTGTGCTTGTCAATGAGGCATTGTGCGCGATTGTCGGCCGTCCGCGAGAGAGTCTCATCGGGGAGAATGGCGATGATATGTTTCCTGAAAAAGAGGTCGAGGTCTTCCGGAGGATGGATGACATTGTTCTGGATACCGGCAAGGAAAATGTGAATGAAGAATTTCTTACCAACTTGTCCAGCGGAGAGGCTCGCACGATCGTCACACGAAAAACCCGTTACGTCGACCCGGCCGGGAAAAAGTTTCTCGTCGGCGTGATCCGGGACATGACCGAGCGCAAGCAGTGGGAAGAGTCGCTGAGGAAAAGCGAGGAACGTTTCAGGCAGGTCGCTGAAAACACTAAAGAATGGATATGGGAAGTCGATGGTGACGGCCTATTTACCTATACGAGTCAGGTGGCCGAGGAAATGCTGGGCTACACGCCTGAAGAGATAGTCGGGAAAAAATATTTTTATGATTTCTTTCCTGCCGACAAAAAAGAACAAACAAAGGAAGAACTCTTAACGTCCTTTGCCTCAAAAAACTCGTTTGCCAACTATGTCAATTCATACGTGCACAAGGATGGCGGTATCGTTTTTCTGGAAACAAGCGGTTTGCCGATTTTGGACAGCAGGGGAGCTCTTCTTGGATTTAGGGGTATAAATATTGACATCACCGAACGTCAAAAGCTTGAGGCCCAACTTCGGCATTCCCAGAAGATGGAGGCAATCGGTACGCTGGCAGGTGGGATTGCCCATGATTTCAATAATATTCTTAACGTGATCATGGGGTATGGCGTTATGGTCCTGGACACGTTGGACACCGAAAATCCTGCAAGAGAAGATATGAATGAGGTGCTCACTGCTGCCGACAGGGCCGCGGATCTCACCAGAAGGCTGCTTGTCTTCAGCAGAAAAAAAACCTGTTGA
- a CDS encoding GGDEF domain-containing protein produces MRRAFLALSGYFVIFLATLICHSGGATNHITLNGIFLLFLSLLVIYTGIFFMIYSGANRKFKDPSLTVFQLSVAICWAAVMAYFTGPNIRGSIITIYILMFMYGIFQLRFRAFLALVAMAVTLYVFSMMLLYRNHPESIDVMTEIIRTMILFIALLWVSYISTYVFRLRQKVKLLATRDPLTNVYNRREILEILKREKSFSDRAGSPFTLCILDLDDFKNVNDIYGHQAGDTVLKAFARTIRMNIRTEDYLGRYGGEEFFVIFVSSDCNDCNPACVERLLSATRQLSFPEIDRNLRITVSIGVTAYVQTGVSIDTLISMVDEALYRAKAAGKDRVEYSKPLAYKG; encoded by the coding sequence ATGCGAAGAGCATTTTTAGCGCTTTCCGGGTATTTTGTTATCTTCCTTGCCACCCTGATCTGTCATTCCGGGGGGGCGACCAATCATATTACACTGAATGGTATTTTTCTGCTGTTTCTGTCCCTGCTGGTAATCTATACCGGCATTTTTTTCATGATTTATTCAGGGGCAAACCGTAAATTCAAAGACCCCAGCCTGACCGTCTTTCAATTGTCCGTCGCCATCTGCTGGGCCGCGGTGATGGCTTACTTCACCGGTCCGAACATCCGGGGCAGTATCATCACGATCTATATTCTGATGTTTATGTACGGTATTTTCCAGTTGCGGTTTCGCGCCTTTCTCGCCCTCGTCGCCATGGCGGTCACGCTGTATGTTTTTTCCATGATGCTGCTTTATCGAAACCATCCCGAATCGATTGACGTGATGACGGAAATTATCCGTACCATGATCCTGTTTATCGCCTTGCTGTGGGTCTCATACATATCCACCTATGTTTTCAGGTTAAGGCAAAAGGTCAAGCTGCTGGCAACGCGCGACCCCCTGACCAATGTTTACAACCGGCGGGAAATTCTTGAAATCCTAAAACGGGAAAAATCGTTTTCAGACCGCGCCGGATCACCGTTTACCCTCTGCATCCTGGACCTTGATGATTTTAAAAACGTCAATGATATATACGGGCATCAGGCCGGGGATACGGTTTTAAAAGCGTTTGCCCGAACGATCCGAATGAACATTCGGACAGAGGATTATCTGGGCCGTTACGGAGGCGAGGAGTTCTTTGTTATTTTTGTGAGCAGTGACTGCAATGACTGCAACCCCGCCTGTGTGGAGCGCCTGCTGTCGGCCACGCGGCAACTCTCTTTTCCTGAAATCGACAGGAACCTGCGGATCACCGTATCCATCGGCGTCACGGCTTATGTCCAGACCGGTGTTTCGATTGACACGCTGATCTCCATGGTGGATGAAGCCCTTTACAGGGCCAAGGCCGCTGGAAAGGACAGGGTTGAATACAGCAAACCCTTGGCATACAAGGGCTAA
- a CDS encoding esterase/lipase family protein: protein MRIGNLIKTTLIVLLFALTTVLFSNAAFARGSAPPPPDEYTKTAYPMVLVHGSMGFDNTDILGFIDTDYWPTIPYEVMRSGGTVYVAQVSALNSPEVRGEQLIHELEFIKALKGHKKFNLIGHSFGAPTSRYVAAVRPDLVASVSSVGGSNDTDDRDNPNPPNPPDAPCGIDCQLTELIFMDAGGIRWTVPQATSDVDSELASLREAARVSRQAVNSAYALYGFPIDVSADNSFDERKEYFNRVYSIGRPDCWGGQGAEVGENGVGYYSWSGTQVLTNPLDPSDAALFVAAIAGTLSGEPPETDGLVNACESHWGKVIRDNYPMNHLDETNLLWGLTNPFFNEVELYRQHANRLKKAGY from the coding sequence ATGAGAATCGGAAACCTGATCAAAACAACACTGATTGTCCTGTTGTTTGCCTTGACCACCGTGCTTTTTTCAAATGCGGCGTTTGCCAGGGGATCAGCCCCGCCGCCGCCCGATGAATACACCAAAACAGCCTATCCGATGGTCCTGGTTCACGGCAGTATGGGGTTTGATAACACCGATATTCTCGGCTTTATTGACACCGATTACTGGCCCACCATTCCTTATGAAGTCATGCGCAGCGGCGGCACCGTATACGTGGCGCAGGTGTCGGCCCTCAACTCCCCGGAAGTCCGGGGTGAACAGCTTATTCACGAGCTTGAATTCATCAAGGCCTTGAAGGGGCATAAAAAGTTCAACCTCATCGGCCACAGCTTCGGCGCCCCGACTTCACGCTATGTCGCCGCTGTGCGGCCGGACCTGGTGGCGTCTGTCAGTTCAGTGGGCGGGTCAAACGATACCGATGACCGGGACAATCCGAACCCGCCGAATCCACCTGATGCTCCGTGCGGCATCGATTGCCAGTTAACGGAGCTCATTTTTATGGATGCCGGCGGCATTCGCTGGACCGTACCGCAGGCAACGAGTGATGTCGATTCTGAACTGGCTTCCCTGAGGGAGGCAGCAAGGGTCTCCCGGCAGGCCGTAAACAGTGCCTATGCGCTTTACGGTTTTCCCATCGATGTTTCTGCTGACAATAGTTTTGATGAGCGCAAGGAATACTTCAATCGCGTTTACTCCATCGGCCGACCGGATTGCTGGGGCGGCCAGGGGGCTGAAGTGGGCGAAAACGGAGTCGGATATTACTCCTGGTCGGGGACTCAGGTGCTGACCAACCCGCTTGATCCTTCTGACGCGGCACTGTTTGTCGCTGCCATTGCAGGCACGCTCTCCGGTGAGCCCCCCGAGACCGATGGCCTGGTTAACGCCTGTGAATCCCACTGGGGGAAAGTGATTCGCGATAACTACCCCATGAACCATCTGGATGAAACCAACCTTCTCTGGGGGCTTACCAATCCTTTTTTTAATGAAGTGGAACTGTACCGTCAGCACGCGAATCGTCTGAAAAAAGCCGGTTACTAA
- a CDS encoding iron-containing alcohol dehydrogenase: MIWTLKKAYYRIFQFCMGLGMKVMPWIEPTVIEGPGCIGKLPAAIKEKGFTRVLVVTDAVLMGLNMLDALFDALKAAGIQYALYDQVQPNPTIENIEAALKVYKDNNCQAIIAFGGGSPMDCAKATGARVARPNRSVAKMRGLFKVIMPAFKMGSLIPPVLFAVPTTAGTGSETTIAAVVSDPATHEKYPITDPSIRPRYAVLDPMLTVGLPPHITATTGMDALTHAVESYIGKFYNSRDTRQKAVLAVEIIFKNIENAYQNGQDVEARGQMLRAAYYGGYTFTRGGVGNIHCIGHNLGGMYGVPHGLAMPVIMPHVLEWYGAVAHKPLSELADVAGVSKPGMDRPQKANAFIQAIKDLNTRMNIPDRLDCIRDEDIPIIAERALMECNPTYPVPKIMSKADCMAVIRQLKA; this comes from the coding sequence ATGATCTGGACCTTAAAGAAAGCGTACTACCGCATATTTCAATTCTGCATGGGGTTGGGGATGAAGGTGATGCCCTGGATCGAGCCGACGGTGATCGAGGGGCCGGGCTGCATCGGAAAACTGCCTGCCGCTATCAAAGAGAAGGGCTTTACCCGGGTGCTGGTGGTCACGGACGCCGTACTGATGGGCCTGAACATGCTGGATGCGCTGTTCGATGCATTGAAGGCGGCCGGCATTCAATACGCGCTTTATGACCAGGTCCAGCCCAATCCCACGATTGAGAATATTGAGGCGGCCCTCAAGGTTTATAAGGACAATAACTGCCAGGCCATTATCGCGTTCGGTGGCGGCTCGCCCATGGACTGCGCCAAGGCCACCGGCGCCCGGGTGGCCCGCCCGAACCGATCGGTAGCCAAAATGAGGGGCCTGTTCAAGGTCATCATGCCTGCCTTTAAAATGGGGTCTCTGATACCGCCCGTGCTTTTCGCCGTGCCCACAACCGCGGGGACCGGATCTGAAACCACCATAGCGGCGGTGGTGTCGGACCCGGCCACCCACGAAAAGTATCCGATTACCGACCCTTCGATCCGGCCGCGATACGCGGTGCTGGACCCGATGCTGACCGTGGGCCTGCCGCCGCACATCACCGCCACCACCGGCATGGATGCCCTGACCCACGCGGTGGAGTCGTACATCGGCAAGTTTTATAACAGCCGGGACACGCGGCAGAAGGCGGTACTGGCGGTGGAAATAATCTTCAAGAACATTGAAAATGCGTATCAGAACGGACAGGACGTTGAAGCAAGGGGCCAGATGCTGCGGGCCGCGTATTACGGCGGATATACCTTTACCCGGGGCGGGGTGGGCAACATTCATTGCATCGGCCACAACCTGGGCGGCATGTACGGTGTGCCCCATGGCCTGGCCATGCCGGTGATCATGCCCCATGTGCTGGAGTGGTATGGAGCGGTGGCGCACAAACCACTTTCCGAACTGGCTGATGTTGCCGGGGTGTCCAAACCCGGCATGGACCGGCCTCAGAAAGCCAATGCCTTTATTCAGGCCATTAAGGATTTGAACACGCGGATGAACATTCCTGACAGGCTTGACTGTATCAGGGATGAAGATATTCCGATCATTGCCGAACGCGCGTTAATGGAGTGCAACCCGACCTACCCGGTTCCAAAGATCATGAGCAAGGCGGACTGCATGGCGGTTATCAGGCAGCTCAAGGCGTAG